A single genomic interval of Cryomorphaceae bacterium harbors:
- the nth gene encoding endonuclease III yields MTKKEKAAFVMEQLERLYPETPVPLNHVDPYTLLVAVLLSAQCTDARVNQITPLLFERADNPHDMVKLTVDEIREIIKPCGLSPAKSKAIYGLSEIILEKHGGEVPQTFEELEALPGVGHKTASVVMAQAFGVPAFPVDTHIHRLIYRWGLSTGKSVEQTEKDCKKLFPRDSWNKLHLQIIFYGREYSPARGLDLNKDFITAAIGRKSVIQKAGKK; encoded by the coding sequence ATGACCAAAAAAGAGAAAGCAGCTTTTGTGATGGAGCAATTGGAGCGTCTGTACCCTGAAACGCCCGTGCCGCTCAACCATGTTGACCCCTATACCTTGTTGGTTGCTGTGCTGCTCAGCGCACAATGCACCGACGCCCGTGTAAACCAGATCACGCCATTGCTTTTTGAACGCGCCGATAATCCGCACGACATGGTGAAACTCACGGTGGATGAAATCAGGGAAATCATCAAGCCCTGCGGGTTGAGTCCGGCAAAATCCAAAGCCATTTACGGATTGTCTGAAATCATTCTGGAGAAGCACGGCGGAGAGGTTCCGCAAACTTTTGAGGAGCTTGAGGCGCTGCCCGGTGTGGGACACAAAACAGCATCCGTGGTGATGGCCCAGGCGTTTGGTGTGCCGGCTTTTCCGGTTGATACGCACATTCACCGCTTGATTTACCGCTGGGGACTGAGCACCGGCAAAAGCGTTGAACAAACCGAAAAAGACTGCAAAAAGCTCTTTCCGCGAGATAGCTGGAACAAGCTGCACCTGCAGATTATCTTTTACGGCCGCGAGTACTCTCCTGCCCGGGGGCTGGACCTCAACAAGGATTTCATTACGGCAGCCATCGGGCGGAAGTCGGTGATTCAGAAGGCTGGGAAAAAGTAG
- a CDS encoding DNA polymerase beta, which yields MITQRQKQAIKDVLSAYKPIMIGLFGSYARGEQNSKSDLDLLVDFDDNVNLLDIIGMEQELSARLGIKVDLVTRRSLHPRLKEYVERDLIILKQ from the coding sequence ATGATTACGCAGCGCCAGAAACAAGCGATTAAGGATGTCCTTTCGGCCTACAAACCCATCATGATTGGTTTGTTTGGGTCTTATGCACGCGGCGAACAGAACTCAAAAAGTGACCTTGATTTACTGGTAGACTTTGACGACAATGTTAACCTACTAGATATCATAGGAATGGAGCAAGAACTGAGCGCCAGATTGGGAATCAAGGTTGACCTCGTAACCAGACGTTCATTACACCCACGACTCAAGGAATACGTAGAGCGCGACCTAATCATTCTGAAACAATGA
- a CDS encoding DUF86 domain-containing protein, whose amino-acid sequence MKKEPAIYLEHIAGCSLKILQYTENITQNDFMLNTLVQDAVIRNLEIIGEATKQLDHDFRSKYSEIEWKKIAGMRDKLIHDYIGVDLWAVFKVVKDIIPEFHQQISDIIQRESDGA is encoded by the coding sequence ATGAAAAAGGAGCCTGCTATTTACCTGGAACACATTGCTGGTTGCTCGCTGAAAATTCTTCAGTACACCGAAAACATAACGCAAAATGACTTCATGCTGAACACATTGGTTCAGGACGCGGTAATCCGAAACCTCGAAATAATTGGAGAAGCGACAAAGCAACTGGATCATGACTTTCGCTCAAAATACAGCGAAATCGAATGGAAGAAAATTGCAGGAATGCGTGACAAGCTTATTCATGACTACATTGGGGTTGATTTATGGGCTGTATTCAAGGTGGTAAAGGATATTATACCTGAGTTTCATCAGCAAATTTCAGACATCATTCAGCGCGAATCCGATGGTGCCTGA
- a CDS encoding M1 family peptidase — protein MKYLGFFLILAGLMWCAPSNAQDKPHKFAQIDDLLPTPNVYRAASGAPGHRYWQQRADYQIDVTLDDDNQRIYGEETITYFNNSPDQLRYLWVQLDQNVRARDSDTYKTRTSSMGDSLRFADIDYWEPDFDGGFKIDWVKDKDGKDLPFTINKTMMRIDMPRQLPAGAAYTFRIKWWYNINDRMKIGGRSGYEFFEADSNYLYTIAQFYPRMAVYNDHDGWQHKQFLGAGEFTLNFGNYDVRITAPADHMVGSTGVLQNPRDVLSEKQRSRLDRARTADQPVMILSQKEAEEIEKGRASGTKTWRFKADNVRDFAFASSRKFIWDAQGVDFDGRTVMAMSYYPKEANPLWEQYSTRTVVHTLKTYSKFTFDYPYPVAISVNADRIGMEYPMICFNYGRCEPDGTYSERMKWGVIGVIIHEVGHNWFPMIVNSDERQWTWMDEGLNTFLQFLTEREFDADFPSRRGTPASIVEYMSGDKSTQVPIMTNSESVFQLGNNAYAKPTAALNILRETVMGRELFDFAFKEYANRWMFKHPTPADFFRTMEDASGVDLDWFWRGWFFTTDHVDISIDDVRWFQINTRNPEDIRAWREEQKANEREHISEIRNREEMPKRLADKDSTLRDFYSDFDRHEAFAKHEEVAYERYIASLSDEELARLQSGQQFYEITFRNIGGLVMPLILEFEYADGTKEIRRIPAEIWRKNTEKVTKVFVTDKEAVSIMLDPHLETADADLGNNAWPRRAQPSRFKLYKQREFGRGTNEIQRYQKMQEKERAGSEE, from the coding sequence ATGAAATACCTTGGTTTCTTTCTCATACTAGCCGGCTTGATGTGGTGTGCGCCCTCAAACGCGCAGGATAAGCCACACAAATTTGCCCAGATTGACGACCTGCTTCCCACCCCCAATGTGTACCGGGCAGCTTCGGGTGCCCCCGGTCACCGTTACTGGCAGCAGCGGGCAGATTACCAGATTGACGTCACGCTCGACGATGACAACCAGCGTATTTACGGCGAGGAAACCATCACCTACTTCAACAACTCTCCCGACCAGTTGCGATACCTGTGGGTGCAGCTCGACCAGAACGTGCGGGCGCGCGATTCGGACACCTACAAAACCCGCACAAGCTCTATGGGCGACTCGCTGCGCTTTGCCGACATTGATTACTGGGAACCCGATTTTGACGGAGGTTTTAAAATTGACTGGGTAAAAGACAAAGACGGCAAAGACCTTCCTTTTACCATCAACAAAACCATGATGCGCATTGATATGCCACGCCAGTTGCCGGCCGGAGCGGCCTATACTTTTCGAATCAAGTGGTGGTACAACATCAACGACCGCATGAAGATTGGCGGGCGCTCGGGATACGAATTCTTTGAAGCCGACAGCAACTACCTCTACACCATCGCGCAGTTCTATCCGCGCATGGCCGTGTACAATGATCACGACGGCTGGCAGCACAAACAATTTCTCGGCGCAGGTGAGTTTACCCTCAACTTTGGGAATTACGATGTGCGCATTACAGCACCTGCCGACCACATGGTGGGTTCTACAGGCGTGCTGCAAAACCCCCGCGATGTGCTTTCTGAAAAGCAACGCTCCAGGCTCGACAGAGCCCGCACGGCCGACCAACCCGTGATGATTCTCTCGCAGAAAGAAGCCGAAGAAATCGAAAAAGGCCGCGCCTCGGGAACCAAAACATGGCGCTTTAAGGCCGACAATGTGCGCGATTTTGCCTTTGCCAGCAGCCGCAAGTTTATCTGGGACGCGCAAGGTGTAGATTTTGACGGCCGAACCGTAATGGCCATGTCTTACTACCCCAAGGAGGCCAATCCGCTGTGGGAGCAATACAGCACCCGAACCGTGGTGCACACCCTTAAAACCTACAGCAAATTCACCTTTGATTACCCGTATCCGGTAGCCATCTCTGTGAACGCCGACCGCATCGGGATGGAGTACCCAATGATTTGTTTTAATTACGGTCGCTGTGAGCCCGACGGCACCTACTCCGAGCGCATGAAATGGGGAGTGATTGGGGTCATCATCCACGAAGTAGGCCACAACTGGTTCCCGATGATTGTGAACTCAGACGAGCGCCAATGGACCTGGATGGACGAAGGCCTCAACACCTTTTTGCAATTCCTTACCGAGCGTGAGTTTGACGCAGATTTTCCCTCGCGTCGCGGCACTCCGGCCAGCATTGTGGAGTACATGAGTGGCGATAAAAGCACCCAGGTGCCCATCATGACCAACTCCGAAAGTGTGTTTCAGCTCGGAAACAACGCCTACGCCAAGCCCACGGCTGCGCTCAATATTCTGCGCGAAACAGTGATGGGGCGCGAGTTGTTTGACTTTGCCTTTAAGGAATACGCCAACCGCTGGATGTTTAAGCATCCTACACCCGCGGATTTTTTCCGCACCATGGAAGATGCCTCGGGCGTGGATTTAGACTGGTTCTGGCGAGGTTGGTTCTTTACAACGGACCACGTGGATATTTCCATCGATGACGTCCGCTGGTTTCAAATCAACACCCGCAACCCCGAAGACATCAGGGCATGGCGCGAAGAGCAAAAAGCCAACGAGCGCGAGCACATCAGCGAAATCCGCAACCGTGAGGAAATGCCAAAACGACTGGCAGACAAGGATTCAACCCTTCGTGATTTCTACTCCGATTTTGACCGCCACGAAGCTTTTGCCAAGCATGAGGAAGTGGCTTACGAGCGCTACATTGCGTCATTGAGCGACGAGGAACTGGCGCGACTGCAATCAGGTCAGCAGTTCTACGAAATCACCTTCCGCAATATAGGTGGTTTGGTGATGCCGCTTATTCTTGAATTTGAGTACGCCGATGGCACCAAAGAAATCCGCCGCATACCGGCAGAAATCTGGCGAAAGAACACCGAGAAGGTTACCAAGGTTTTTGTTACCGACAAGGAAGCGGTATCCATCATGCTCGATCCCCACCTCGAAACGGCCGACGCTGATCTGGGCAACAACGCATGGCCCCGCCGTGCGCAGCCTTCTCGCTTCAAACTCTACAAACAACGCGAGTTTGGCAGGGGAACCAACGAAATACAGCGCTATCAGAAAATGCAGGAGAAAGAGAGGGCGGGCTCGGAGGAGTAG